A section of the Aricia agestis chromosome 4, ilAriAges1.1, whole genome shotgun sequence genome encodes:
- the LOC121726092 gene encoding uncharacterized protein LOC121726092: MQLRLRGSARRWYDELDDYNLDWDAWKRALEIAFPRSVDFVDKLSTMLARNKEESETMTRYYHDKLSLLRKCNISGEDAISCIIRGLPVELRANAKAYKCETPEMLYFGYLSSLENYKRDNISSLTSRKSSWRRGAAEENSTTAQRSGVKRCYICRRIGHEFRDCRAQQRCDICQRNGHTSASCWLAATPGPSRQQVQPTPVSLLMLNLNDKFWSIYKRLAFVGTSSLVVYIDTGSKLNVLSLKKAKELELQILPSNIVMKGFGGAHTQSLGRSHIKIYIDNLYLKGDVEVTNCNMCNIDLIIGQSMINQIGVSLVTTSNSAKFIATYESYDTLRDIKLNSDDFDSKYNVFLKCDVTVPPQSLKLLNVFVDYESNENVYFLTNSVYVEIGKTSYAIPGGVICIEGYLKFFNFGEEPVSFSAHRLIARAVPITTISNQITQNVMTVDFSAKTNSTHLTDLGEIDVGDLEKEDLDKLITLLNKYDYLFARDSKDLGCTDLMEMHIRTTTDRPVHFKPYRLSYKENQIVMSKVQDLIDAGIVRESMSEYASPVVLVTNGGESRGTRLQQDGRMLATTSRPQARQ; this comes from the exons GTGGATAAATTAAGCACTATGTTGGCTAGAAATAAGGAGGAGTCTGAAACGATGACCCGTTATTATCACGACAAGCTATCACTGCTACGAAAATGCAACATCAGTGGCGAAGATGCAATTTCTTGCATAATAAGAGGGCTTCCGGTAGAATTGCGTGCTAATGCTAAAGCGTATAAGTGCGAGACACCAGAAATGTTGTATTTTGGATACCTATCCTCTCTAGAAAATTATAAGAGAGATAATATCTCATCTTTAACTTCTCGGAAATCATCGTGGCGGAGGGGTGCCGCGGAAGAAAACTCTACGACTGCTCAACGCTCTGGAGTGAAACGGTGCTACATTTGTCGGCGCATCGGACACGAGTTTCGTGATTGTCGAGCACAACAACGGTGTGACATCTGCCAGCGGAACGGTCACACTTCGGCAAGCTGCTGGCTGGCCGCCACGCCGGGACCATCGCGACAACAGGTGCAGCCGACTCCGGTGAGTTTACTGATGCTTAATTTAAATGACAAGTTCTGGAGCATTTACAAGCGCCTAGCATTTGTTGGTACCTCAAGTTTAGTTGTTTATATTGATACAGGCAGCAAATTAAATGTGTTAAGCTTAAAGAAAGCGAAAGAACTGGAGCTTCAAATATTACCGTCTAATATAGTAATGAAAGGTTTTGGAGGAGCTCATACTCAGTCATTAGGCAGGTCacacattaaaatatacatagaTAATTTGTACTTGAAAGGAGACGTCGAGGTAACTAACtgtaatatgtgtaatatagatttaataattGGGCAATCCATGATTAATCAAATAGGTGTTAGTCTTGTTACTACATCAAACTCTGCCAAATTTATAGCGACTTATGAATCGTACGATACACTTCgtgatattaaattaaatagtgaTGATTTTGATTCTAAATATAACGTGTTCTTAAAGTGCGATGTAACTGTACCACCTCAGAGTCTAAAATTGTTAAACGTTTTTGTAGATTATGAATCAAATGAAAATGTGTACTTTTTAACAAACTCTGTGTACGTAGAAATAGGTAAAACAAGTTACGCTATACCTGGAGGAGTTATCTGCATCGAAGgatatttaaaattctttaaTTTTGGTGAAGAGCCTGTAAGCTTTTCGGCTCACAGACTTATTGCACGTGCAGTCCCGATAACCACTATATCCAATCAAATAACTCAAAACGTTATGACCGTTGACTTTTctgctaagactaatagcacTCATTTAACTGACTTAGGCGAAATAGATGTAGGTGATTTAGAAAAAGAGGATCttgataaattaattacattgttaaataaatacgaCTACCTTTTTGCAAGAGATTCTAAAGATTTAGGTTGTACCGATCTTATGGAAATGCATATTCGGACAACAACTGATAGACCAGTACATTTTAAACCATACAGGCTATCCTATAAAGAAAATCAAATTGTTATGTCTAAGGTGCAGGATCTAATTGACGCGGGCATAGTCCGcgagtcaatgtcagaatatgcAAGTCCAGTGGTGTTA gtaacTAATGGAGGAGAGAGCCGTGGGACACGGCTGCAGCAGGATGGCCGAATGTTAGCGACCACCAGCCGCCCACAGGCTCGCCAGTGA